Within Thermococcus celer Vu 13 = JCM 8558, the genomic segment TTCTGTGGGGGCAGGTAGAGTATCGCCCCCTCAATCGCACCCTGGGCGATCTTGGGGTTGTAGTCGATCTCGTACCTGAAGAGTATCTCTATTCCGTTTATCTTCCCCGTGGGAGTGCGCATCTCCCCGAGGCGCATCTCCTTCACTTTGGGGGAGAGTTTTACCTCTATCTGGCCCTGAGGCACCGCGAGGGTAACCTTCTCGAGCTCTATCTTCGTCACGTTGAATCCAAGGACGGGCATCTCTTTCACCACCCGAAACTGGTTAAGGCCATATAAAACGCTATCGGTAGGGCTTTAAAAGTTCCGGTTAAACCTATCTCGATGCCAAGGGAAAAGGTCGTTCGGATCTGGGACGAGAGGGAAGTAATCTATTCGCCGAAGAGGTGGCGCTACCTCAGGGAAAAGCGGGAGAAAGCCCTGGGGATAATGGAAAGGCTCGCTCAGTTCGATCCCTGGCTCTACGGTAGCGTCGCCAGGGGGGACGTTCGGCGGGACAGCGACGTGGACATCTTCATTCCCTACCGGGTTCCCGCCTACCTCATCGAGCTCGCCCTCGAGGGGCTCATCACGAGACGGAGGATAGTCATGGCGACGCCGTGGCACCTGATCAAGGGCATCATCGAGGTGGACGAGGAGACGACGGTCACGTTCCCGCTGATAGAGCCCACGGACAGGGAACTCGAGTTCTACCGCTGGGGCGGGGCGGTTGGCATCAGCGAGGTGAGGGCTAAGAGGCGCGTTCCGGGCGTTAACAAAAAGTTAATCCTCATTGTCCCCACCGAGAGAGGACACGTCGAGAGGGAAGTGATTGGGAGGGAGAGCGAGGTGGCGAAAATCCTCGGAGTGAGCGTGGACATCGTCAGGGAACGCGTCCACGTCCTCACGAGGCGGGACAGCATCGGGAGAACCGGGATATACATCAACGAGGAAGTCCCGGATTGGATGGGCTTCGAGGAGGCGCTGAAGGCCATAGCCGACCGCGACCCGAACGTCAGGAGGAAGGTGAGGGAGCGCGGGGGGATTTAGCGGAGGAGCCAGTCGTGGAGCGGGACGACCTCTATTGTCCTGCCCTTCAACGTGATGGTTCCCTCATTGGCGAAGGTCACGAGGGTGAGCTCCTTGGCTTTGATTCTCTTTGTGGCCTCCGCGAGGGCCCTGAGCTCGCGCTCCCTGTTTAGGGGGTGGAGTTCGTAGCTGACCTGAATCAGCTCGTCCCCAGCCAGGAAATCGACCTCCCAGCCGTCGCCGGGGACGTAAAACAGATCCTCCCCCGGTTCAAAGCCCCTCCTGAGGAGCTCGACCATTACGAGGTTCTCGATCAGGCGACCCCTGTCCTTCACCCCCAGAACCCTCAGGAGGCCGTTGTCCACGAGGTAGGGCTTGAAGCCGAGCAGTTCGGCCTTTTTGTAGGATTTCACGCGGGGCGGAAGGCGGTGGAGGATGAAGGCGTCGCCCAGGTACTCGAGGTAATCCCCGATGGTCGTTTTACCGACCGAGATCCCGAGGCTCTTCATCGTTGAGTACGTTCTATTGAGGGTTAGGTGGCTCGAGCGGGCGAGGATCTTAAGGAGGAGCCTCAGGGCGCGGAGGTTCCGGACCTCCCACCGTTCCACGATATCGCGGTAGATGGCGAGTTCGAGGATTCCCCGAAGAACCTCTGCCCTCATGTGCGGGTTGAGCACGACCTCTGGATAGCCCCCCCATTCGAGGTACTCGTCGAGGAGGGCCCTGAGTCCCGCCTTCTCCTCACTCGAGAGGTATCTCTTAACCCGGAATCCCCTCGCCCTCAGGAACTCGGGGAAGGAGAACGGGAAAACGCTGACGGTCACGGAACGTCCCCTGAGCTGGGTCGCTATCTCCTTCGAAAGAAGCTTTGCGGACGAACCGGAGACGAAGACGCGATGTCCCATATCGAGGAGGTAGCGGACGAAGCGCTCCCACCCCTCAACGACCTGAACCTCGTCGAGGAAGAGATGAAGTTTCCCACCGCCCATATCCCTTACGATGTCGAGAAGGGTCATCAGGTCCTTGAGGGAAGCTCCGACGAGCCGCGGATCCTCGAGGTTTACGTAGGCTATATCCTCCTCCCTGACCCCCTCAGATTTGAGTTCCTCCATGAGCTGGCGCATCAGATACGTCTTCCCCGCCCTCCTCGGTCCGATTATCGCCACCGCCATCCGGGTGTTGGGAACCTTAACCTCCACCTCGCGCTTTATTCCCTCGAAGGGCAGGGAGCGGTAATCGAGGAGTACTTCGGCCCACGTTCCCCTTTCGATCATCGCAATCACGGACTACGTATGGTTCATTACCTTATAAATATTTGGACTATACATAGTCCATTTTTTTATAAACCAACGGACTACAAGTAGTTCACTCCTTTATAAACTCACGGACTGCATACGGTACAAGAACTCGGAAGCTCAAAAGAGGAGGGGAAGGAGTCAATCCGCGCAGCAGCGCTCCTTCATGTTCGCCGGCAGTATCTCCTTGAAGCCCGTGTACTTCCACAGAACCTTCGGGAGCTTTACGATACCTTCCTCCGTCTGGAAGTTCTCGAGTATCGCCACAATGGCCCTTGAGGTGGCTATGGCCGTCGAGTTGAGCGTGTGGACGAACTTCGGCTTCTCGTTCGTCCTGTCGCGGTAGCGGATGTTCAGGCGCCTCGCCTGCCACTCCGTGCAGTTGCTCGCGCTCACGACCTCCCTGAACTTGCCCTGACCCGCCATCCAGGCCTCGATGTCGTACTTCTTTGCCGCGACGTAGCCGAGGTCGCCGGTGCAGATGTTGACGACCCTGTATGGGATCTCAAGCTCCCGGAATATCTCCTCTGCGTTGGCTATTATCCTCTCGTGCCACTCCCAGCTCTCCTCGGGGCGGGAGTACACGAACTGCTCGACCTTGTGGAACTGGTGGACGCGGAAGATTCCCTTGGTGTCCTTTCCGGCGGTCCCGGCCTCCTTCCTGAAGCAGGGGCTCACGCCGACGTAGAGGAGCGGCAGGTCCTTTCCATCGAGTATCTCGTTGGCGTGAAGTCCCGCGAGCGGGTGCTCGGCCGTCGGGATGAGGTAGAGGTCCTCCCCCTCGACCTTGTAGATGACGTCCTCGAAGTCGTCGAAGCTCGTGACGCCCTCCTCCACGAACCTGCGCACCATGTAGGGGGGAACGACGGGGGTAAAGCCCTTCTCAATGAGCCTGTCGAGGGCGAAGCGGATCAGGGCCAGGTCGAGGATGACGAGCTCGTTCATGAGGTAGTAGAAGCGCGCCCCGCTGACCTTCGCGGCCCTCTCGAGGTCCGCCCCCTTCAAAAGCTCAAGCATGTCAACGTGGAGCCTCGGTTTCCAGCTCAGGAGCTCGTAATCCATCTTCCCGAGGCTCTGCTCCTTGAAGCTCTCGAGGAAGCCCTCCCAGACCTTAGCTTTCCCCCAGAACCTTACCGGGACGTTCTCGGTGTCGTCCTTGCCCACGGGAACGCTCTCGTGGGTGATGTTCGGTAACCGCCAGAGGTAGTAGTCTATCCTCTTCCTCAGCTCATCTACTTCCCTCT encodes:
- a CDS encoding nucleotidyltransferase domain-containing protein, which translates into the protein MPREKVVRIWDEREVIYSPKRWRYLREKREKALGIMERLAQFDPWLYGSVARGDVRRDSDVDIFIPYRVPAYLIELALEGLITRRRIVMATPWHLIKGIIEVDEETTVTFPLIEPTDRELEFYRWGGAVGISEVRAKRRVPGVNKKLILIVPTERGHVEREVIGRESEVAKILGVSVDIVRERVHVLTRRDSIGRTGIYINEEVPDWMGFEEALKAIADRDPNVRRKVRERGGI
- the serS gene encoding serine--tRNA ligase; amino-acid sequence: MLDIKLIRENPDLVKGDLIKRGEIEKLKWVDEILELDAKWRENLKKINQLRKERNQLAVQIGKRKKAGEPIDDLLARSNEIVRGIEALEREVDELRKRIDYYLWRLPNITHESVPVGKDDTENVPVRFWGKAKVWEGFLESFKEQSLGKMDYELLSWKPRLHVDMLELLKGADLERAAKVSGARFYYLMNELVILDLALIRFALDRLIEKGFTPVVPPYMVRRFVEEGVTSFDDFEDVIYKVEGEDLYLIPTAEHPLAGLHANEILDGKDLPLLYVGVSPCFRKEAGTAGKDTKGIFRVHQFHKVEQFVYSRPEESWEWHERIIANAEEIFRELEIPYRVVNICTGDLGYVAAKKYDIEAWMAGQGKFREVVSASNCTEWQARRLNIRYRDRTNEKPKFVHTLNSTAIATSRAIVAILENFQTEEGIVKLPKVLWKYTGFKEILPANMKERCCAD
- a CDS encoding ATP-binding protein; protein product: MIERGTWAEVLLDYRSLPFEGIKREVEVKVPNTRMAVAIIGPRRAGKTYLMRQLMEELKSEGVREEDIAYVNLEDPRLVGASLKDLMTLLDIVRDMGGGKLHLFLDEVQVVEGWERFVRYLLDMGHRVFVSGSSAKLLSKEIATQLRGRSVTVSVFPFSFPEFLRARGFRVKRYLSSEEKAGLRALLDEYLEWGGYPEVVLNPHMRAEVLRGILELAIYRDIVERWEVRNLRALRLLLKILARSSHLTLNRTYSTMKSLGISVGKTTIGDYLEYLGDAFILHRLPPRVKSYKKAELLGFKPYLVDNGLLRVLGVKDRGRLIENLVMVELLRRGFEPGEDLFYVPGDGWEVDFLAGDELIQVSYELHPLNRERELRALAEATKRIKAKELTLVTFANEGTITLKGRTIEVVPLHDWLLR